aagcatcttcataaatttgttttgtttttcccgttAATAATACAATCCGGACAAAGCCCTCTAAGAGATGGCATGCAATTCGGATAGACCCCTCCAAGAGATGGCACGcaatttggacatttttttttttgcatgcaATTCGGATGCAACCAATATTCATATCTAATACAGGACGGTAGTCTgtggtataattgtataaatgtataatatactatacttatcTGTGAGTGTGGCATAAATTCACTGAACTAAATACGTATACGTaactaaatatgtatttagttcAGTGCATAAATTCAAAACCAAGTTAATGATAAATAGCGCCACGAACGAATTAATGCTTTCGTGTTATCTGTGGTGATAACGTGATATCGTCTTTTTGTAAATTGTCACATGACGAAAACTGACGAAGTCTATCATTGTCCATAAATCTGTAATATGCCATTTAGGTCTAGTGTCATGAACGACTGGAACTCTGGAGGTCTGCAGCTGCTCActgtttaactatttaaaataccttGTACCCTTATATTTGATGATTTCACATTCATTCAGTTGTgtggttattaaaaatgtaaaatggtgTTGGAATCTTGTTCTGTCAAAAGATTActactgttaattattttcatcggagggtaaatatattttgatcagtttattatttaatgaaaaaaaactaattcaattttagcactacatattatttactttatttaacaACCGTAGTCAGTGGAGTTGCCAGGAATTatatatgggggggggggctaagtatacaaatataatatgttttttatttttttattaatcttgataaaattctaaggtCAACAATATAGCCCCCTTAGCCACTTCCTGGCTATACCACTGACCGTAGTTTGcagttgttaaatatatattttacgctctatgttttgttttaattttgatcaaaTCCTCTTTTTGCCTTGTCCATAGTcactgatttaataataaattatttaagtttgtaaaacaaaaatttattatttttaggattactctactaatatttataaaaattacatcttCAAGTGCATTGTCTGGTCTTAATGCCACAATTGCAACAGAGACATCTGAAGGTGTAAAAGATCATAAAAACTCATCAAATAAATGTTGGTTGCGAGAAGAAAATACAATTCTGAAAGAGTGTCATTTGTGTTCTGACAAACTTGAATGCATAAATGCGAGTTATGTTGAAACAATTAAATGCAAAATTTCTGGACTAGCATATAGAAAGTatgtttatactattaataatcaatttcaAACAAAGGATTAATGTTAACTTcaataatctaaatttaaacaaaaaaaatgtatatataatgagTCAGTCTCAAACAATCAACTTACTCAACATGTTATCCTAAAAACTGCTaacaaatcaatattatcaaattctctactaataattattaatttataatatttcttcttAGTTCTTTCggtagattaaaataaaatataatatcataatattatagaaattgatattaattgttgtatctTCTACCAAGCATATATAACAATCTTCagttataaatgtatcatatttatttataaactattaaggtTTGTTTTAATTTGCAGTTGCAGAAAACCAACTATAAGAACATCAGAAAAAGAATTTTGGTTATTCCAAGGCTCACAATTTGTTATTGCTGTAATCAGCTTATCTGTTatacagtacaaaaaaaaacagtttcataaaaagttaatgaaaagaatacaaaaacaattagaTTCCGTTGTATAGCAGTATACAGCTGTACATCACgtattgtacaaattaaaaagttcGTCAGTTTTTTCAATGTCTTccttatttgttaatattattgatttggaTAAAACCAATGGACATATTGTATGTTCATTGCAAACATcgattgttttatttgtttgtcgATACATCAAAGCTCCAGTTATTCTTGTAGTATCCACAAATATTGAAGAcaagcataatatattcaaattctccATCAATGATTTAagttatacagttatattagaAAATGATTTACCTAGACCAGCTGCAGACTGTTTATTGCCAGTATTTCAAAGTGACAATGGATATTATTGTACTGCTGGATTTTGTTCTTCGTTACGAATggtatatatttacctattagtAGATGGTACaactaatgaatttattttcatagtgtaatgtataaatatttgttttagctTATTAAGAGTATTCAAAAAAACTGGATTTGGCTGCTTGGTTTTAGACAAAGTTGTCTATCCGCTTGTGCCGAAGTTTCATCATGGACCAAATATTGTGAAGTCCAATTGCAGGcatcaataaaaacttttttcgaTTATCAAATCTCTGATGAAAATGCCACATATGAAATTCCAATACAACTTGCTCGATTTGAATGCCATCTATCACAGCCGTtgcaaatacacaatattaataagcGTCTAAATGAAAAATCACTCCATCCTACTCAAAGATTTGCAGATGAGGACAATCCAACACTTTCAGATGTACTTATActaccaaatatatatattgcttatGAATTGCTAGGCGAAAATACAATGAATACTTTTTTacctttaactttaaaatggtACAAATCTATTTTGGAACGCTTAGATATTGGtagttatttagaaaatatcatttttgataGAGTTAAATTgccaaaaaatctaattttgccTGAAGTtccattttattcattatataaatgtGATTTACGCCGGTATAATCCACGAGCGAAAACATATGTTAAGCAAAATGTACAAGAAATAATCCAGGCATTTGATAccttaaatatcaatatagattTAAGCTCTAATAATTTGTGTCCTATTGACTGGGATGAATTACCGTACGAGGTTCGTCCATCTGGTGGAGATATACCTGATAAAAGATTAATCAGAAAAACGCAACAATTGGAAAATCTTATTCAATCtacattaaatgtatgtaaatgtaaattccTTACCGTGAAAATACTAactgtttatttgttataggtTGTTAAAGATGGTGACGTAGTAGTAGATTTTTGTTGTGGGAGTGGACATTTAGGAATTGTAATTGCTTATCTTGTACCAAATCTAACAGTAATATTGGTCGACAATAAAGAAGAGTCTTTACGAAGAGCTAGAGAGCGTGTTGAGAAGTtggatttaaaaaacattatgattGTGCATTCTAACTTGGATTATTTTAAAGCAAATTTCcaggtaaaattttttttttgttttattacaagtTTAATAATccaaatttaacatttactaGGTAGGTTTATGTTTGCATGGATGTGGTGTTGCTACAGATTTGGTATTAGAAAAGTGCTTACAGCAAAATGCAGCATTTGTTGTGTGTCCCTGCTGTTATGGAGGTGTCCAAGTGAGTCTGGATAACTTTAAGAATGtgcatgtttataaataatgtaataatttttacaggATAATCATATTTTGGAATATCCAAGAAGTCAAGCATTGAGACAAGCTAATTTCTCATTTGAAGATTACTTAGTACTGTGCCATTGTGCAGATCAAACCCATTTTGATCCAAATTGCACAAAAACACAGCAAGGTTATACATGCATGGCGGCAGTAGATAAAGATCGTGCATCCAGAGCAATGGAAGTTGGTTATAATGTGACACTTTCAAAGTTAGAACCACCTACATGTACACCAAAAAACAATATGCTCATTGGTATCCCATCATAGAAATAAATTcagcattacaataatatttttattaacatttttaacatatcaAAACAACATTGTATAATTTGATAACTGATCtggttcattatattatgttaaacaattttacttttcaacatttttccatttaaaatcaatgttaaTGAACAATGGTAAcaacacattattttaatagtatgaataaataacatgcattttaagtcatttttgtaattatttataaattgtattaattaaaaatgttgctcagattaaaattaattaaaactaataaataatttaatagaataaataacaacaaaataaaaataaaaagttggtTGATTTGATCAGGAGGAATAGAGATCAATGTTTGGTAAAATTcaaagatatttttgaaataaattatagtcaacaatattaattactgtGACACATTAAATTGGcgaataataaactattgtaccttaattttcaaattttacaatCGGGTAGAATTGCGGGCAATACGTGTCCACACTTtggtatatagtttttaattattattttttttggtaaatattcTTCAGAATGATGTAGTCTATGCATCACATCAGAGTCAAAATCTTTCAAATGTTTATCCAATTCATATTGTacttctaaatatttttcagaattattAAACTTGCTATCTCCTTTAAATGCACAAAATAATTAcagttattttcatatattacaattaacagactatgttcaatgttcatagtaattattatttattagatacatcaataatcaataatagttTACCTGGGAGTAATGTTAAGTATCCATCTTTAGTCGCGATAACCATTGGTAATATTTGTTCACATCCTTCAATACTTCTTGTGTAAgcaaaatttgttaatttggtAAATGATGTAAACTGTCTTAatcttaataattcataatattgagGAGTCACAAGTTTTTCATCGCCATTAACAAATCGTGATAACATTTCATCTGGTGTATtccactaaatataaaaaataatatttgtgagattaccaaacatttgaaattttctataaaatattaacactaaaTTCAGTAAATAATCACTGTCATTTGTGATGTCTCAACACCATCAGGACTTGCATTAACTGAAGATTCAATAAAAGCAAGAAAaaattttgtatcaaattttgTCTTTAATAGTGGAGACGTTAACCAGTTACTCCACAAGTGCAAGGCACCAACATCTggataacaattattttcactacATAAATTGATAAAGTTAGATGCATTTTTTTGAACTAATTTTCTCCATCTGTCAATGCTATCAATTTCTAAATGATTGACAGTTGCACAATTTTCAGATTGGTCgcagttcatttttttacacaacagTATACCACTTTCTTCAAAAGTTTCTCTGATAGCAGTTACTCTTAGTGATAGGCATTTTGGAATAGAACCTTGCTCATTATCAGATACAAATTTAATAGCTGGGCTACctaagacaaataataatatacaatgatttttagAATGTAATGAACTACTaaagtaagtactaagtatataataaataagacatACCGCTGTAGccaattatattcaaatttaaattagaatttgtaCAATCTGGAATAATGTCTGTCCATTCAGGAGATGAATCGGATTTCTCTGTAGTTCCTCCTGGAAAGACTGTATAATTAGGTAAGTAAGAATTGATTTCACTTCTTTTAATGCATAGTATTTTGAACGGATCTCGACAGACATTCTTCACATTGGAAGACTTTGTCAGTAGTATCACACTAGAAGCTTCTCGCCAAAAActcatatttaatttgaatagcTGTGcacaattaaaagttaaaacataatggtgacaaaacatttaaattccATGATTAAATAGCCGTCCATTTCAAACTCGATTAAACTTGAAcatgtaaaatatcaatataattatagtaatttttaatcgatttttgatgtgaacattattattataatttataatcaacttctttaattaaaacgaattatgGTTTTACGAGGTGGTTGGAACTTGGATTTAACTATTATGCACAACTTTGCTTACTAGTATCAATATTTAAGAGGATAATGGATatctattatcatatttaaatactgaTAACTGGAATAAAAACATTGGTAAATTGTAGTTGGTGGTGGGGAATGTACcttgataagtatttttttatcctcCGACCAATAAAAAACAGCCAAATAACTATCAACTGAtaacaaaatgttatacttGATATTGAAAGGAAtagaaaattgtataggtaggtacctactcaaattaTTCCTGTTTAGGtgatattactaattaataattgcgttgtttttaaaaactcataaattttcataatattgtaatttgtaa
This portion of the Acyrthosiphon pisum isolate AL4f chromosome A1, pea_aphid_22Mar2018_4r6ur, whole genome shotgun sequence genome encodes:
- the Gstcd gene encoding glutathione S-transferase, C-terminal domain containing; the protein is MSSLFVNIIDLDKTNGHIVCSLQTSIVLFVCRYIKAPVILVVSTNIEDKHNIFKFSINDLSYTVILENDLPRPAADCLLPVFQSDNGYYCTAGFCSSLRMLIKSIQKNWIWLLGFRQSCLSACAEVSSWTKYCEVQLQASIKTFFDYQISDENATYEIPIQLARFECHLSQPLQIHNINKRLNEKSLHPTQRFADEDNPTLSDVLILPNIYIAYELLGENTMNTFLPLTLKWYKSILERLDIGSYLENIIFDRVKLPKNLILPEVPFYSLYKCDLRRYNPRAKTYVKQNVQEIIQAFDTLNINIDLSSNNLCPIDWDELPYEVRPSGGDIPDKRLIRKTQQLENLIQSTLNVVKDGDVVVDFCCGSGHLGIVIAYLVPNLTVILVDNKEESLRRARERVEKLDLKNIMIVHSNLDYFKANFQVGLCLHGCGVATDLVLEKCLQQNAAFVVCPCCYGGVQDNHILEYPRSQALRQANFSFEDYLVLCHCADQTHFDPNCTKTQQGYTCMAAVDKDRASRAMEVGYNVTLSKLEPPTCTPKNNMLIGIPS
- the Jtb gene encoding protein JTB; amino-acid sequence: MVLESCSVKRLLLLIIFIGGITLLIFIKITSSSALSGLNATIATETSEGVKDHKNSSNKCWLREENTILKECHLCSDKLECINASYVETIKCKISGLAYRNCRKPTIRTSEKEFWLFQGSQFVIAVISLSVIQYKKKQFHKKLMKRIQKQLDSVV
- the LOC100163513 gene encoding nucleoside diphosphate-linked moiety X motif 19, yielding MFCHHYVLTFNCAQLFKLNMSFWREASSVILLTKSSNVKNVCRDPFKILCIKRSEINSYLPNYTVFPGGTTEKSDSSPEWTDIIPDCTNSNLNLNIIGYSGSPAIKFVSDNEQGSIPKCLSLRVTAIRETFEESGILLCKKMNCDQSENCATVNHLEIDSIDRWRKLVQKNASNFINLCSENNCYPDVGALHLWSNWLTSPLLKTKFDTKFFLAFIESSVNASPDGVETSQMTWNTPDEMLSRFVNGDEKLVTPQYYELLRLRQFTSFTKLTNFAYTRSIEGCEQILPMVIATKDGYLTLLPGDSKFNNSEKYLEVQYELDKHLKDFDSDVMHRLHHSEEYLPKKIIIKNYIPKCGHVLPAILPDCKI